In Mus pahari chromosome 20, PAHARI_EIJ_v1.1, whole genome shotgun sequence, the genomic stretch TTCTGTTCTCTGCAGCATccggaggacacacacacagccgtTCCAGCCCCAGGATGCCCCATGCCTGCAGCCCTGCTGAGGACTGGCCCCCGCCCTTGGATGTCAGCTCCGAGGGGGATGTGGATGTCACCGTGCTCTGGGAGCTGTACCCAGATTCTCCACCAGGGTAAGGAGGCCCCACGGTGGGGAGAGCAGGGGATCtccgccccccccgccccccacaggGCCAGAACCTCAGCTCCCTGTGTGTAAATACGAAAGGGTTCCAGTTGGCTTGGCCATAGCCTCCTTCTCTAACCAAGCAAGTCCCCTTGAGGACAGACATGACTTGGGAGATGCTTCCAGAGTGGACTACAGACACCAGCTGGCTTCTTCAGGCTGATGGGTGATGGGTAGAGAAGCCTTGTAGTTTTAGCACGGTCTTGTGACACTTCTCATGAGTCCCAATACATTCCTCTAGGGATCTCCCTGGGGACCAAGAGTAGTGGGATGTTTGGGATCACGACTATGGAATCAGCATTCATTTAGGGAGGCCAGTCTGTTGAGCTTCTGTTTGTAACACCAGGAACCCACGCCCACCCCAAGATCAGTCTTTCCCACATATTGTGGGCATAGCCAGAGTCCCCAGACTTGGCTAGCCCCTACCATCTGTTGGGTCTCCATTGTGTGCTGTGTGGTCAGCCTGCCTTTCCagtcctctccccagcctctgcctatCCTCATCTTAAGACCTGTCCTTGCCTTCTCTCAGTCTTGCTTTAGCCTTCCCAGTCAGTCCCACCCCCGACCTGCTGCACACTCTTGCCATAGGCCCATCTAGGTCCTGATCTCACTTAGCCTAGGCAGGGTGGGCTCTCAGCAGCCCATTCCCGTCTGACACGAACCTAGATAGCTCTTAACTCCCAGAGAACCCCACCTCCTCTCAGACTCTCTCCCCCTGGATCTTTACATCCACTGAAGTAGCCCCCGGTAGCCCTGTCCTCTAGATGAACCACAGGGACAGAGGGGGACCCTTGAGTGTCCAATGCCTTTCTCATTCAGGCTAAAACAGCTGGGCtccctggggagcagggagatTGGCATGTTCTCAGGGCACACCTTCAGGAGCTATAGGGTTCTGGTCCACTCTGAATCatgtcccccaccaccacccccaactaCCCACAGTGCCTTTCTTAGCATCAAGAAAAATCCAGTAAATTGAATGACCCATCCTACTTTCCACAAGGAAATAGACTGTAGGGCCTAGGAAGGAGGTGTTAAATCCACTGCTCCAGATGACTCAGGGCAGTGGCCAGGGTAAGGGAGGAATAGAGAAGGAGGCTTGCTAGAGATCCCCAGATTCCAAAAGCCATTCACTGGGACAGGAATCATCATGGCCAGCCTTCACTGAGGCACTGAACCCTTCTTGGGCCCAGTGACAGTACCTTCTTGAGTTCTCCCAGGCCCTGCTCCTGGCAAATATGTCATTTCTCTCCCACCAGAGGCTCTAAAAGGAGACAAGGTGCTCTTAGCCCTACAGCTATGGTTTCAGGGGTAGAGACTCATTCCTAAATCTAGAAAACAGCAGTGGAGACGTCTCAGGGGGTCCTACCAAGCCCGTTCACAGTGCCCTGGCTGGGACTCCTCCCTAGACAGGGCTGTTCTTTCTCCAGGGAATCTAAAACCCCCAAAGAGAGGGGCAGGGATGTAAGGACTTGCTTCGGTTCACATGGGATGTGAGGGTCAAGTCTGACCCAGCTAAGGGTGTCAGACtgtcctccctgaggactagagGGTCTGGTGGGAGCCAGCACTTATGAAGCTGGCTGTATTCTACAATGAGGGCAGCTCCTCACCATACAGAATACAGGCTCTTCCACCTGCCCTAAGGCCTCGGAATCTGTAACCCCTGAGTGAAGAACTCTTCTCTCACAGCTATGAGGAGTGCGTGGGACCAGGGGCCACTCAGCTGTATGTCCCCACGGATGCACCACCACCCTACTCCATGACTGACTCCTACCCCAGGCTGAATGGCGCCCTTGACTCAGACAGTGGCCAGAGCCGCAGCCGCCGTCAGCAAGAGCAGAGGACCCAGGGCCAGAGCGGCCTCCGCACTGTCTCCATGGACACGCTGCCACCTTACGAAGCCGTGTGTGGGACAGGCTCTCCATCTGACCTGCTGCCATTGCCGGGACCAGAACCACGGCCAAGTAACTCCCAGGGCTCACCCATCCCAACCCAGGCTCCGATCCCCAGCCCTGAAAGGATTGTGTGAGTGGCCAAGCCTGGAAGTCCCGCTGGTCCTTCCAGGTTACCCTGTCTCCTCCAGgcatacaggtgcacacacaacccacgcacatgcatatatatatatgactatcaATATATACTGACATACCCCAAGTGCTTACACTGACACATCCCACGCATATGTAGACACCTGCATATGCACGGGTCCCACGACCACACAAACTCACCTGGGAAGGTTTTCTTTGGATGAAGTGTTCCCTACCTGGTATCTCTTCCTCCCCCAGGCTGGTGCCTGGTGGCCGTGCCTCTCTGAACAGTGCTGGGCAGAGGTGAGAatcctctccccagcctcctccaggCCGTGGCCACAATCCGATTCTCCTGCAGAGACTGCTTGGTTCGCCTCCTGCCATAACTCCTACCCCAGGGCTTATCCTACTGGGAGCTGAGACGGGTCCCAGTGAGGTCCCACTGTGCACTGTGCCTATCTCTCAACTCCAGGACTGAAGAGCCACAATGTCACTGTCCTCCCACTTCCAAGGTGGGAGAAAAACAGGTCTGGTGGCTTAGGCATGACCTGGAGGTCCTCACAGACCATTTAGCCTGTCTCGATGTCCTCAGTTTGGTGGTGCTAGTGGGGTTAGCTCAGACACCCACCCTAAGTTTCAGGGGGAGACAGGCCCTTGGGCCTGTGTTATGGAGGAACAACACGGTTCTTCTGATGTCCATGCCAGGATTGAGAGCTCAAGACAAACAAGGTGTGggtggaccccccccccacacacacacacaatgctgcTTAGACACCATTAAGAGGAGGCACAGAAGAGCCCACTGCTCAGTTAAGTGCCCAGCCAGCCCTGGTGGCCTGGGTCTAAGGAGTCTCAGACCACCCAAGAGCCAATGCTGTCATCCAGGGTGGCGACTCCCAGCTGGGGATTGGGTTGATGAAGTCTGGCCTTGCCTCTCCGGGATATacagagacaacacacacacacacacacacacacacacacacacacacacacacacacacaaatgtaccccacaaaaaacaaacaaacaaaaaacctccatGTCACTATGAGACCAGTGTCTGCTGCCTACATCCCATCACAGAAGCAGGTGTGTGGAGGCAGCCGTTGGAGATAGGCTCAGAGCTGGAGCCTGTGAGCTCCAGCGATGTGATCTCCATATAAGGTGACGAGGCCATCTTTGAAGACCCAGCTTGCCAAAAGCTAAGCACCTTTGAGGAGGGTCCCCGTCAGCACTGCCGCTGGCAGGGAGTGAGACCTCCTGTCTCCCGGACTCCGACCTTCTGACGTCATCCCAGAACAGCAGACCCATCCCCACTGAACCCCTTCCCACATTCAACTCCTCCAATGAAGGGCTAAGAAAATTCAGCAATCCCTTTCCTAAGCAGAGGGGTAGCAGGAATGGctatcttgatttttattttctatagaaaTAGCATTTATTCTGATGCAGAGCCGAAAGGGCCCAACCCACAGGTTCTGTAGCATCCGGGCGGGCGCGTGGGCGGgcgggcagcaggcaggcagcggACAGCCCCATAGAGTCCCAGGCCTGGGGGAGGGAACCTTGTGCCCACCTTTGTGGTGTTCTGCTTTCTAGGCAAAGATGTCTGTCTGTTGTACTGCACAGCCTTTAAAACGCACCCCGGGGGTGAGAC encodes the following:
- the Bean1 gene encoding protein BEAN1 isoform X2; the protein is MRAGPVCGPPHLQPRGGFSEAMEGLTLRSLCASGGHTHSRSSPRMPHACSPAEDWPPPLDVSSEGDVDVTVLWELYPDSPPGYEECVGPGATQLYVPTDAPPPYSMTDSYPRLNGALDSDSGQSRSRRQQEQRTQGQSGLRTVSMDTLPPYEAVCGTGSPSDLLPLPGPEPRPSNSQGSPIPTQAPIPSPERIV
- the Bean1 gene encoding protein BEAN1 isoform X1, producing MPMEDMGTVSREVRAVLVGRLAPLFCSKDYMSFKRPCPLARYNRTSYFYPTTFSESSEHSHLLVSPVLVASAVIGVVITLSCITIIVGSIRRDRQARIQRHHHRHRRHHHHHRHRRRRHREYVAGVTSMRAGPVCGPPHLQPRGGFSEAMEGLTLRSLCASGGHTHSRSSPRMPHACSPAEDWPPPLDVSSEGDVDVTVLWELYPDSPPGYEECVGPGATQLYVPTDAPPPYSMTDSYPRLNGALDSDSGQSRSRRQQEQRTQGQSGLRTVSMDTLPPYEAVCGTGSPSDLLPLPGPEPRPSNSQGSPIPTQAPIPSPERIV